A window of Staphylococcus sp. 17KM0847 contains these coding sequences:
- a CDS encoding thymidine kinase, translating to MYEAYHSGWIECITGSMFSGKSEELIRRLRRGVYAKQKVVVFKPMIDDRYHKEKVVSHNGNAIEAINITNAKEIWQHDFKGVDIIGIDEIQFFDREIVDIAQSLAAKGYRVITAGLDMDFKGEPFDPVPEMLAVSEHITKLQAVCAVCGASSSRTQRLIDGKPAKVDDPIILVGANESYEPRCRAHHVVVPSNKTEEEEK from the coding sequence ATGTATGAAGCGTACCATTCAGGTTGGATAGAGTGTATTACTGGAAGTATGTTTAGCGGAAAATCTGAAGAGTTAATTCGTCGTTTACGCCGTGGTGTTTATGCTAAACAAAAAGTAGTTGTCTTTAAACCTATGATTGACGATCGTTATCATAAAGAAAAAGTAGTTTCTCATAATGGCAATGCGATAGAGGCAATTAATATAACGAATGCAAAAGAGATATGGCAGCACGATTTCAAAGGCGTAGATATTATTGGTATTGACGAAATTCAATTTTTTGATAGAGAGATTGTAGACATCGCGCAATCACTAGCCGCCAAAGGTTATCGAGTGATTACAGCAGGTTTGGATATGGATTTTAAAGGGGAACCTTTTGACCCTGTTCCAGAAATGCTTGCAGTGAGTGAACATATTACAAAATTACAAGCAGTATGTGCCGTTTGCGGTGCTTCTTCGAGCCGTACACAGCGTCTTATTGATGGCAAACCTGCTAAAGTAGATGATCCGATTATTTTAGTCGGTGCAAATGAAAGTTATGAACCGAGATGTCGCGCACATCATGTTGTTGTACCGAGTAATAAGACAGAGGAGGAAGAGAAGTAA
- the rho gene encoding transcription termination factor Rho → MSTRDTRERTSPQYESFHELYKNNTTKALTEKAKALKLVNYSKLNKKELVLAIMEAQMEKDGNYYMEGILDDIQPDGYGFLRTVNYSKGEKDIYISASQIRRFEIKLGDKVTGKVRKPKENEKYYGLLQVDFVNDQNAEEVKKRPHFQALTPLYPEERIKLETNPHNYSTRVMDLVTPIGLGQRGLIVAPPKAGKTSLLKEIANAIVANKPSAKLFILLVGERPEEVTDLERSVDEAEVVHSTFDEHPKHHVKVAELLLERAKRLVEIGEDVIILMDSITRLARAYNLVVPPSGRTLSGGLDPASLHGPKAFFGAARNIEAGGSLTILATALVDTGSRMDDMIYEEFKGTGNMELHLDRRLSERRIFPAIDIIRSSTRKEELLIPKNELESLWQLRNMFSNAPDFTERFIRKLKKTKSNEEFFAELQKSASESTKTGRPII, encoded by the coding sequence ATGTCTACAAGGGATACTAGGGAGAGGACTTCACCACAGTATGAATCATTCCATGAGTTATACAAGAACAATACGACAAAAGCCCTGACAGAAAAAGCAAAGGCATTAAAACTAGTCAATTATAGTAAGTTGAATAAAAAAGAACTTGTTTTAGCTATTATGGAAGCGCAAATGGAAAAAGATGGTAATTATTACATGGAAGGTATCTTAGATGATATTCAGCCAGATGGATATGGTTTTTTAAGAACTGTAAACTATTCCAAAGGAGAAAAGGATATTTACATTTCTGCCAGTCAAATCAGACGTTTTGAAATTAAACTCGGTGATAAAGTGACTGGAAAAGTTCGAAAGCCTAAAGAAAATGAAAAATATTATGGCTTATTACAAGTTGATTTTGTTAATGATCAAAATGCAGAGGAAGTCAAAAAGCGACCACACTTCCAAGCTTTAACGCCCCTCTATCCAGAAGAACGTATTAAGTTAGAAACGAATCCTCATAATTATTCAACCCGTGTTATGGATCTTGTGACGCCAATTGGTCTTGGACAACGTGGCTTAATTGTTGCACCACCTAAAGCGGGGAAAACCTCATTATTAAAAGAAATTGCAAATGCTATTGTAGCGAATAAACCAAGTGCAAAATTATTTATTTTGCTTGTTGGGGAACGCCCAGAAGAAGTTACAGACTTAGAGCGTTCCGTTGACGAAGCAGAAGTCGTACATTCTACATTTGATGAACATCCAAAACATCACGTGAAAGTAGCAGAGTTGTTATTGGAGCGTGCAAAGCGATTAGTTGAAATCGGTGAAGACGTTATTATTCTGATGGATTCTATTACGCGACTAGCACGTGCATATAATCTCGTTGTTCCGCCAAGTGGTAGAACATTATCCGGTGGTTTGGATCCGGCTTCATTACATGGACCTAAAGCGTTTTTTGGCGCGGCACGTAATATAGAAGCAGGTGGTAGTTTGACCATTCTAGCAACGGCGCTTGTAGATACAGGTTCACGCATGGATGATATGATTTATGAAGAGTTTAAAGGAACAGGCAATATGGAACTTCATCTCGATCGTCGTTTATCTGAACGACGCATTTTCCCAGCAATTGATATTATACGCAGTTCGACGCGTAAAGAAGAGTTACTTATCCCTAAAAATGAATTAGAAAGTTTATGGCAGCTTCGCAATATGTTTTCTAATGCACCAGATTTTACGGAACGTTTTATACGCAAGTTAAAAAAGACAAAATCAAACGAAGAATTTTTTGCTGAATTACAAAAAAGTGCATCGGAAAGTACAAAAACGGGGCGTCCTATTATTTAG
- a CDS encoding aldehyde dehydrogenase family protein: MRRNIKQYINGEWMDSASGETIDVINPATEEVFGVIAKGNKEDVDKAVQAAKDVYITFRNTPVKERQEMLGRIVEAYKARKEDLIEAMTLELGSPVTKSEQVHYQSGLKHFQAAYDALENFEFEERRGNNLVIKEAIGVAGLVTPWNFPTNQTSLKLAAAFAAGSPVVLKPSELTPFAAIILAEIFDEAGVPKGVFNLVNGDGEGVGTPLSQHRDVRMMSFTGSGGTGSKIMEQASKDFKKVSLELGGKSPFIILDDADLDEAVQAAVAKVVNNTGQVCTAGTRTLVPEQLKEAFLEKAKAEMENVKVGDPQQAETEVGPIVSEKQYNQVQSYIQKGIDEGATLVSGGLGKPDGIEKGYFAQPTIFADVVNSMTIAQEEIFGPVMSVITYKTLDEAIAIANDTKYGLAGYVFGRDKEVLRKVARSIEAGMLVINESERTPDLPFGGYKQSGIGREWGDYGIEEFLEVKSITGYYN, translated from the coding sequence ATGAGACGTAATATTAAGCAATATATTAATGGTGAATGGATGGATAGTGCGAGCGGTGAAACAATCGATGTCATTAATCCAGCAACTGAGGAAGTATTTGGTGTCATTGCAAAAGGCAACAAAGAGGACGTCGATAAAGCCGTACAAGCAGCTAAAGATGTATATATAACATTTCGTAATACACCGGTTAAAGAGCGACAAGAAATGTTAGGTCGTATTGTTGAAGCGTATAAAGCACGCAAAGAAGATCTAATAGAAGCGATGACCTTAGAATTAGGATCGCCCGTTACAAAATCTGAGCAAGTACACTATCAAAGTGGTTTGAAACACTTTCAAGCAGCTTATGATGCGCTAGAAAACTTTGAGTTTGAGGAGCGCCGAGGAAATAATTTAGTTATTAAAGAAGCTATTGGTGTAGCAGGGCTTGTAACACCATGGAACTTTCCGACGAATCAAACTTCATTAAAACTTGCGGCTGCTTTTGCTGCTGGTTCACCAGTCGTATTAAAACCTTCAGAATTAACACCATTTGCGGCTATAATATTAGCTGAAATATTTGATGAAGCAGGCGTACCTAAAGGTGTGTTTAACCTTGTGAATGGTGACGGAGAAGGTGTGGGGACACCATTGAGCCAACATCGAGATGTGCGTATGATGTCCTTTACAGGTTCTGGCGGTACAGGTTCTAAAATTATGGAACAAGCAAGTAAGGATTTTAAAAAAGTGTCACTTGAACTAGGAGGAAAGTCACCATTTATTATATTAGATGATGCAGACTTAGACGAAGCGGTTCAAGCAGCTGTTGCAAAAGTTGTAAATAACACAGGGCAAGTATGTACGGCAGGGACAAGAACGCTTGTGCCAGAGCAATTGAAAGAAGCATTTTTAGAAAAAGCAAAAGCAGAGATGGAGAATGTTAAAGTGGGTGATCCACAGCAAGCAGAGACAGAGGTCGGTCCAATTGTAAGTGAAAAGCAATATAATCAAGTTCAATCGTATATCCAAAAAGGTATAGATGAAGGTGCGACATTGGTTTCAGGAGGTTTAGGCAAACCAGATGGCATAGAGAAAGGTTATTTTGCACAACCTACTATTTTTGCTGATGTGGTCAATAGTATGACGATTGCACAAGAAGAGATTTTTGGTCCTGTGATGTCAGTGATCACTTATAAAACTTTAGATGAAGCTATTGCTATCGCAAACGATACTAAATATGGTTTAGCGGGTTATGTATTTGGAAGAGATAAAGAAGTATTAAGAAAGGTAGCACGTAGCATTGAAGCAGGGATGTTAGTTATTAATGAATCAGAACGCACACCGGATTTACCGTTTGGTGGTTATAAACAATCTGGTATTGGTCGTGAATGGGGCGACTATGGTATCGAGGAGTTTTTAGAAGTAAAATCTATTACAGGTTATTACAATTAA
- the prfA gene encoding peptide chain release factor 1 → MFDQLDIVEERYEQLNELLSDPDVVSDADKLRKYSKEQSDLQKTVDVYRNYKQVKEDVNEVELMLAETTDADEIEMLKEDAVQLKGQIPELEEQLKLLLIPKDPNDEKDVIVEVRAAAGGDEAAIFAGDLFRMYSKFAESHQLKTEVVEATESDHGGFKEISFSVSGQDAYSKLKYENGAHRVQRVPETESGGRIHTSTATVAVLPEVEDVEIEIRKEDLQIDTYRSSGAGGQHVNTTDSAVRITHLPTGVIATSSEKSQIQNREKAMKVLKARLYDMKLQEEQQKYAAQRKSAVGTGDRSERIRTYNYPQSRVTDHRIGLTLQKLDQIMEGKLDEIVDALTMHEQTEKLKDLNHGEL, encoded by the coding sequence ATGTTTGACCAATTAGATATTGTAGAAGAGAGATACGAGCAACTCAATGAATTATTAAGTGATCCTGATGTAGTTAGTGATGCGGATAAATTGCGCAAGTATTCAAAGGAACAATCTGATTTACAAAAGACTGTTGATGTTTATAGAAACTATAAACAAGTTAAAGAAGATGTGAATGAAGTTGAATTGATGCTAGCTGAAACAACGGATGCAGATGAAATTGAGATGTTAAAAGAAGATGCCGTACAGTTAAAAGGGCAAATACCAGAGTTGGAAGAACAGCTCAAATTGTTGTTAATTCCTAAAGATCCAAATGATGAAAAAGACGTTATTGTTGAAGTGCGAGCAGCAGCAGGTGGAGATGAAGCTGCAATCTTTGCCGGAGATTTATTTCGCATGTACTCAAAGTTTGCAGAGTCACATCAACTTAAAACTGAGGTTGTTGAAGCAACAGAAAGTGATCATGGTGGCTTTAAAGAGATTAGCTTTTCAGTATCTGGTCAAGATGCATATAGTAAGTTGAAGTATGAAAACGGTGCACATCGTGTGCAACGTGTACCTGAAACAGAATCAGGAGGACGTATTCATACATCGACAGCAACAGTAGCTGTCTTGCCTGAGGTTGAAGATGTTGAAATTGAAATCCGTAAAGAAGATTTACAAATTGATACATATCGTTCGAGTGGTGCAGGAGGACAGCACGTGAATACAACAGATTCGGCTGTTCGTATCACACACTTACCAACGGGAGTTATTGCGACATCATCGGAAAAGTCACAAATTCAAAACCGTGAGAAGGCGATGAAAGTATTAAAAGCACGATTATATGATATGAAACTTCAAGAAGAGCAACAAAAGTATGCTGCACAGCGTAAATCAGCAGTTGGAACAGGTGATCGTTCGGAGCGTATCAGAACATATAACTATCCACAAAGTCGTGTGACAGACCATCGTATTGGTTTAACATTACAAAAGTTAGATCAAATTATGGAAGGGAAGCTAGATGAGATTGTAGATGCCCTTACAATGCATGAACAAACAGAGAAGTTGAAAGATCTTAATCATGGTGAGTTATAA
- a CDS encoding type B 50S ribosomal protein L31, which translates to MKQGIHPEYRKVIFLDTTTNFKFLSGSTKTTSETMEWEDGNEYPVIRLDISSDSHPFYTGRQKFAAADGRVERFNKKFGLKSNN; encoded by the coding sequence ATGAAACAAGGAATTCATCCAGAATATCGTAAAGTTATCTTTTTAGATACAACGACTAATTTTAAGTTTTTAAGTGGATCAACTAAAACAACAAGTGAAACGATGGAATGGGAAGATGGTAATGAATACCCAGTTATTCGTTTAGATATTTCTTCTGATTCACATCCATTCTACACTGGACGTCAAAAGTTCGCAGCAGCCGATGGTCGTGTGGAACGCTTCAACAAAAAATTTGGTCTCAAATCAAACAACTAA
- the prmC gene encoding peptide chain release factor N(5)-glutamine methyltransferase translates to MVSYKKWLVEAKRQAERASVEVSAVEWLLLDFMQWTRTTLLYRGDELISETQLEQLTEALEQLLEGKPVQYITQQASFYGQTFFVDERVLIPRPETEEVVEYFLGICPNSGVVADIGTGSGAIALTIKNEKKDLDVIASDISLDALSVAKYNAQHFHTNVTFIQGDVLQPFITQNIHLDGLISNPPYIAKEEVAVMGTNVIKHEPHLALFADESGYAIYDKILKDLPYVMNANAPIVFEIGYQQGDTLMAMIKSRYPDLKPQVLNDINGHARILHMNWF, encoded by the coding sequence ATGGTGAGTTATAAAAAATGGTTAGTAGAAGCTAAAAGGCAAGCTGAACGAGCAAGTGTCGAGGTTTCAGCAGTTGAGTGGCTATTATTGGATTTTATGCAGTGGACACGTACAACATTGTTATATAGAGGAGACGAGTTAATATCAGAGACTCAGCTAGAGCAATTAACAGAGGCACTAGAGCAACTGCTAGAAGGAAAACCTGTTCAATATATTACCCAACAAGCGTCATTTTACGGTCAGACATTTTTTGTTGATGAGCGTGTTTTAATCCCTCGCCCTGAAACAGAAGAAGTAGTTGAATATTTTTTAGGAATTTGTCCCAATTCTGGCGTTGTAGCAGATATTGGAACGGGTTCAGGTGCTATTGCATTGACGATTAAAAATGAAAAAAAAGATTTAGACGTTATTGCGTCAGATATTTCATTAGATGCTTTGTCTGTGGCAAAATATAATGCACAGCATTTCCACACAAATGTGACTTTTATACAAGGAGACGTACTTCAGCCGTTTATTACACAAAACATACATTTAGATGGATTGATTAGTAATCCGCCCTACATTGCAAAAGAAGAAGTTGCAGTCATGGGAACAAATGTGATAAAGCATGAACCTCATCTTGCATTATTTGCAGATGAATCGGGATATGCCATTTATGATAAAATATTAAAAGATTTACCCTATGTCATGAATGCTAACGCACCGATTGTTTTTGAAATAGGATATCAACAAGGAGATACCTTGATGGCTATGATAAAGTCGCGTTATCCGGATTTAAAGCCTCAAGTTTTAAATGACATTAATGGTCATGCACGTATATTACATATGAACTGGTTCTGA